The region TCCTTAGCAAATTTAGAAAATAGATCTGATACTAAATCTCCTAATAAATATTCAACAACAGGAGAGTTTAAAGTCATGTAGCTCCATGCAACATCTAATATAGGATTTCCTATACAAGCTCCATTCCAGTCTATAACGATATATTCGTTAGCCTCTCCAATTATATTCAAAGGTTGATAATCACCATGACAAAGCTTAAAATCATTAGGGATATCATCTAGCAGATTAAGTAAGGATAATGTAGCCTTCTCACCCAATGTGTCTTTTAATTCAAGGATACGTTTTTTTAAAAATTCATTTTGTGATGGTAGTTCTTCTATTGTTTTCTTATGGATATCATAATGCATTTGTGCAAATTTGTTAGCTAATTCTATATCGTAAACTCCTTTTAAAAGTGGTTCTGCCATTACATTACCATAGATACGTTCATATATTAATGCTTTTTTGCCATTATAATCAATTGATCCAATACACTTTGGGATATTAAGTGAAAATTTATTTAAGAACTGGCCAATATACATCTCATTATTTATTGTATTTTCTTCAATACGTGGCTTATATATTTTTATAACTTCGTTATTTCCCCATTCATATACATTAGATGTGCCACCACTTCCCACTAGTTTGCCTAACATATCCTCCATAAAACACCTCAAAGACCATTATTATTAGTTGATATACTATGAATCTGACATACCTTTTATGTAAATATTATACATTTAATATTACTATATAATCAATGTTTTACTTATGAAAGTTTAAACTAAGTTATTTACAAACAAGTAATGCATGCTTTGCGAATATTTTCTTGTCATAGATTAAAACGAGAACACTCAAATACCTAGGAGCGTAGTCGCTACCTTTCAGGTTTTTAAGTGTTCTCACTTTTTTATAGGAGATTATATTTTATATACAACTGATTTCTTTCACTTGTTTATAAAGAAAGTATACAACATTCGTTTCTTATAACATTAACCTTCTGGACTCTCAATAATAGGCTGAATTTGTTTCCCTTCCATCGCTAACTCAAGAGTCGGAATGATGAGTGAGGTATTAGAAATCATAGAGTTCGGCTTTTTATTAAAATCATCCTGACCAAATGGTACAAAGTATACATTTTTACAGTTTAACATGTAGCCTACATTTTTAAAGTTAATGCCGAGTGCATCATTGGTAGCTAAGGAAATAACGAGTGGTTTTTGATTCCGCAAATGACCTTTCGCAGCCATTAGGACTGGAGTATCGGTGATGCCATTGCAAAATTTAGCGAGGGTGTTACCAGTACATGGAGCAATAATCATGATATCAATCATTCCCTTAGGACCTAGTGGCTCTGCTCCGGCGATTGTTAAGACTGGTTTATTTCCAGTGATTTTTGTAATTTGCTCCATAAAATCAGCTGCTTTACCAAAACGGCTGTCGATGGTTTGAGCATTAAAAGAAAAGATAGGTATTACATTTGCTTGTTCATTCACTATATTTTGAATTTCTTGTATTGTTTTTGCAAAGGTACAAAATGAGCCAGTTAGTGCTACACCAACATTCTTACCTGATAATTTCATAGTTTCACATTCCTTTTTAATCTTTCGAGGAGGCACTGCCGCTAATACAATTAAATAAAGCTGTCACTAAGATCGTAGCAGATGCTTTTGGAGCATAAATTCCAGGAAGCCCAAGGCATAGAGAGGCGTTGATTCCTAATTGATTGCAATAGTCGAAATTTACGCCGCCAGGTTTTGACGATATATCGATAATCACTGCATCTTTTCGTACATAGCTTATCAGTGCAGAATCTAATACCATAGCAGGAATGGTATTAAAGATAAATGGAAAACGATGCAGATGTTTGCTAAGCTCTGAAATTGGAATATTTTCATAACCATAAGCATCTATATAAGCTAATGCTTCTTCCTTGCGTGCGCCAACACTAACTTTTGCGCCCATACCTTTTAATTTGTCTGCTAGAATTTTAGCACAACGACCAAAGCCTAGGACAAGGCACTCGTTTTTGTGTAGGTTGACAGGACTACGCTGAATAGCTTCTGCTATCGTCCCCTCTGCAGTTGCGATGGCATTCGCAATGCTTACAGATTCAATTTCCATAAAGTCATAGAGGCGAATATTTTTTTTATCACAAAATTCTGACATGGATTTATTAAAACAACCTCCGAAGAGAGTATGACCCTCCGTTAAATTCTCCTTAAGCTTATCAAGATTTAAATCAGGTATAGTTTGTTTTGAGACGATATCTACCTGATTTTTGGAGACTGGAATAGGACATATCACAATATTCCCAAAAGATAATGCTTCTTTTAGTGTGGTCGCTTCATATATGGTGTCGCCAAATTCTCCACGGTCCAGACCATAGACCGCCACAGGAAAACCAGCTTCCATAAGTTGTTTTATCATATAATACTGTCTTAAATCTCCGCCAAGAAAGACAATTTTACTTAGCTGTGACATAGAGCTACCTCCTTCTTCTATAATATATGAATGGTCATTCATTCGGTTCCACTTTCTTAAAAAGCAGTATTCTTATGTAGACAAATACTTAATGATTAGGTAACATATAAGCTATAAAGACTTGGCATACCAAGTTAGAGTTTATTTTGTTACATTAAAAGGGAATACCACCATCCTTCTTATGCCGGTACTAATTATATGCATCGTAATTTCGGGATATTATAGATAAAAAGGCTTAGTCTATTGCATCCGAGGATACGATTTTTAGCAACAGCATGAGTTTGGTAATACTAAAACTTTCTAAGAATTATTTTAGTATGCGATGAAGGTTGGTGTAAGGAGTAATAGATTTTTACACCGTGAAGTTATGCTTTGGTTATCAAGCATGAATTTCATAGGAATGGAGGTTAGGATGAACATATTTTTGATAAGACATGGTAGACAAAGTAGTCAGCTATGTAACGTGGATGTAGATCTAGCGGTAGAAGGAAGAGAACAAGCAAAACTTCTGGGGAAGCGGCTTAGTGAATATGGGATTGATTGTCTTTACACCAGTGATTTGCTTCGGGCAAGGGAAACCGCAGAAATTGCAAAGATATATTTAGGTAATGTTGATTATCGTATTAGAACAGAGCTGCGGGAAATCGATTTTGGTCGTATGACTGGAAACAGTGATGAATATAACAATATGGCATTTGCTGATTTTAAAAAGAAACGGATGGAATTATCGGAGGATTTACCGTTCCCTGGTGGAGAATGTGGACAGGATGTAGTCGACCGTGTAAGAGATGTGCTAGAAGAGATGATACATTCTGGAAAACAAAGAATAGCGGTAGTAACTCATGGAGGAGTAATCCGCTCCATTGTTACAGACATCTTAGGTATGCCTCAATCAAAGAAGCTGCTATTTGCGGTATCGCTAGAGAATACCAGTATTACACAGCTTCGATTTGATCGGGATTATCAACGTTTTTATTTGGAACGATTTAATGATTTTACTCACCTAGAGGCAAATAATAATCTATTACGTAGAAATTGGTAGGTTACATACCTGCTAGTCCGTGTGAAAAATCTAGATTGTTCATAATAACTTCTCTAAGGTATCTTCTACTAAGGATGTTTTATAAGAATATCGATTTTTGATATCAGGTACTGCATTATCCATTACATAACCATAGGAGACTAAAGAGAGCATCTCTAGGTCATTATAGTTATCACCGAAGGCCATTGCTTCATCTGGGCTAAGGGATAGATAATCTAATAAATGGCTTAGAGCCGCTCCTTTATTTACGAAAGGGTTAACGAAGTCTAGCCATTGTTCACCTGATATGGTCGCTTTTAACTTATTACCAAAAAGTGAGGTAAAATAGGAAGCAGAATGAGAAATACCATCTACTTCATATACTGAAATTTTTATGATATCTTCTGGTATTTCTTCAAAACTATTGATTACTACTACGTTGTTCTTTACGATATTTTTCATACGATGAACATAGCTATCAGTTTTTGGGAGTAAGTAGGAAGTATTTTGGCCGGAGGCAAGAACTTCGCAACCTTCTCGTTCATATATAGTTTGAAATAGTTCTTTCGCCAATTTTGGCTCCATAACACTTTTATACAAAACCTTATCTTGATACATGACAAGGGAACCATTTTCACATATAAATGCCATATGTTTGGCAACATCTTTAAAATTACGGTATAGATTTGGATATTGACGGCCACTGGCTGCAACAAAGAGAATATCTTTATCATGTAGCTGTTTTATAATAGAGATAGCACGGTCACTAACTTGCTGGCATCCGTTTAGTAGTAGTGTCCCGTCCATATCGCTAGCAATTATTTTTATCATAGGTCCTCCAGTGAAATTTTTCCCCTATTATAACAGGTTACTATGGTAGAAACAAGGTGAGATGTTTGGAATGCATCTACATACTCTTGTTTTTTGAACGAACGCAATACATAAATACAAGGGAATAATAGATACAGTGCATAGTTCTTTTTTATTCATAGCAAGATTTAGAATAAGGAAAAGTTCGTGAAGGTTCTTATTCCTGTTCATAGCAAGAAAAAGTTAGCGGAGCGTACTTTTTCTTGTATAGTATTTACAAAAGTAATACAGACATACAATAATTTTTAGTGTTTCTACTATTGTATATTTGTAAAAGATACTTCATAATAATTCAGTGTTAGTAATTTTCGGAAGAGAAAGCGGAGAGGTTTAGCCATGTTTACTAAAAAAAATCTTATCAAGTTATTGGTTCCACTTGTTATTGAACAGCTGCTTGCAGTAACGGTTGGTATGGCAGATACCATAATGATTGCAAAAAGGGGAGAGGAGGCTGTTTCAGGAATCTCTGCGGTGGATGCAATCTGTGTGCTTTTAATAGGACTGTTCTCAGCCTTAGCAACGGGTGGTGCTGTCGTGGCGGCACAGTTTATTGGGCAAAAAAACAGAGAGAAAGCCAATGAGGCTGCTAACCAGTTAGTGCTATCTGTAGCATTTTTATCGGTTATTTTAATGGTTATTTCTTTGATTGGAAATGAAGCAATTTTACATCTGATTTATGGTAAATTAAGTCCACTGACGATGCAAAATGCGAAAACATATTTTTATATTGTAGCAGTATCATTCCCATTTATTGCGATATATAATGCAGGAGCTGCATTGTTTCGTGCAATGGGGAATTCTAAGATATCTATGATGACATCCCTTTGGATGAATATCATTAATATAGTAGGAAATTCTATCCTCATCTTTGGATTTGGTATGGGAGTAGCAGGAGCAGCTATCTCAACCTTATTATCACGTATGATTGCTGCTATTATAGTTATTTATCGTTTACGGAATCAAGAAAATGCCATATGTATCGAATATAATTTTCGCTTAGGCTACCAACCGGAGATGATTCGGCGAATCCTAAAAATTGGTATTCCAAATGGTTTAGAGAACAGTATTTTTCAGTTTGGTAAGCTTTTGGTAGGCAGTTTGATTGCCACGTATGGTGAGGTTGGAATGACAGCGAATGCTATTGGTAACTCTGTAGCATCGTTTAATTGCATCCCAGGTAGTGCGATTGGATTAGCAATGATTACTGTAGTTGGCCAATGTGTAGGAGCAGGAAAGCTTGATGAAGCAAAGAAGTACACATGGAAGCTTTTAAAATATGCAAGTATTTCAATGTTAGTGCTCAATATCATCGTATTGTTAAGTATCAACCCAATTGTAAATTTATTTGAGGCTCAAGCAGCTACAAAAGAGCTTGCAACGAAGTTACTTATTTATCATTGTATCTGTTGTATTATCATTTGGCCTTCTGCATTTACTCTTCCTAATGCATTAAGAGCTGCAAATGATGTGAAGTATACGATGTTTACTTCCATTTCGTCGATGTGGATTTTCCGCGTTGGTTTTAGTTTTGTATTAGCTCAAACTTTTGGTCTTGGTGTGTTCGGTGTTTGGGTAGCGATGACGATCGACTGGGTATTCCGTGCAATCTTATTCCTTAGTCGTATGATTAGTGGCGGATGGAAAAAACATGCACGAATGGAGCATGCGCGTTAACTAAGTAAAAAAGCATGTTTTAGTGAATAGATACGTGATTAAGTAAATAAATACGTGAATCATAAAATAACTTGAAGGTTCTTTAAATTATAGGATAAGTTAACTAATTTAATCACATAATACCATGGAAATATGTGATGTTAGGAGTGTTATCGGAGTGAAAAAAAGAGCCATAATATTAGTAATCGTAGCTTTTCAGGTATTTTTATGTTCTCATACGAAAGCATATGCTGGTGGGGATGCATTTCGTCTGGAAGATTTAGCGGGGAAAACGGTAATTTTGCATACGAATGATACTCATGGGAGAGTTCAGTTAGGGAAGGATAATAGTGTAGGGTTAACAACGTTAGCTGCTTTAAAGGATGCCTGTATTGCAGCAGGAGCAGAAGTTCTATTGTTTGATGCGGGGGATACCTTTCGTGGTACTACTCTAGCGACTTATAATGAAGGAGAGACGATTGGAAAGTTAATGAATGCTCTTGGTTATGATGCAATGGTGACTGGCAACCATGACTATGAGTATGGAACAAATCGTCTTGTAGATTTAGCAAACAAATTAAATTTTCCTGTTTTGGGTTCAAATGTGATTGACCTGACAACCAATCATTTATTATTTGGAGAACATGTTCTCATTGAGAAAAATGGTGTTACTTATGGAATTTTCGGACTTAGTACGCAAGCAACCATGACGCTCAATGATGCACGTAAGGTAGAACATATTACAATCATGAGCCCGGTTGATTCTGCACGTATGGAGGTTGGTTATTTAAAGAGCGCTGGAGCGGATGTAATTATTGCTCTTGGGCATCTTGGTATAAACGATAAGAGTCGCTTAAATAGTATCGATGTATTATCCAAGGTGGATGGTATTGACTTATTTATCGATGGACACAGTCATAGTACCCTCTTTGAATGTGAGAGTGTCAATCCTCGAAAGAGTACCTTACTTGTAAGTTCAGATCAGTATTTGAATGCTATTGGCGTTGTAGTTGTTGATAAGAATATGAAAATGAAGGCGTACAGTCTGACACAATCGATGCTAGATGACTTAAATGTTCTTACCAAAGAATCGGATGATTTAGAAATCGATGAGAAAAAGGCTCCTTATACGAAAGCAGTAAATGAGATATTACAAAATGCAATAAAGGAATGTAGTCAGGGACTTAGCATGAGAATCGGTTCGAACAATGTTCGGATGTCAGCAATTCCTAATGATAACATATCAATATTAGCAGAAAATACCGCAGTAGAGACGTCCGTTACCACAATGGTTGGTTATCAAGAAAAGGAGCAGCAGCTTACGAGATTTCGTTTGATATTTTCTATAAAGAGGTAGTTCCTTCGTTTACTTTTATAATTCACTTTGATATTATATTAAAAAAGATTAGTACAAGAAAGATTAGTACAAGAAAGATTAGTACAAGAAAGATTAGTACAAGAAAGATTAGTACAAGAAAGATTAGTACAAGAAGATTAGTACAAAAAAGATTAGTACAAGAAAGATTAGTACAAGAAGATTAGTACAAGAAAGATTATTACAAGTAAAATTAATACAAGTGAATTTAGTACAGATAAGGTTAATTTAAAAAGTACGGAATCAGGGATTTGTTAAGCTATAGAAAAGTGGCGAAGTCACTATAACAAATCCCTGTCATTAAGAGGAGGAAATGTTATGCTACAGAGGAGTGAATGGAGTGGAG is a window of Lachnoclostridium phytofermentans ISDg DNA encoding:
- a CDS encoding aminoglycoside phosphotransferase family protein; the protein is MEDMLGKLVGSGGTSNVYEWGNNEVIKIYKPRIEENTINNEMYIGQFLNKFSLNIPKCIGSIDYNGKKALIYERIYGNVMAEPLLKGVYDIELANKFAQMHYDIHKKTIEELPSQNEFLKKRILELKDTLGEKATLSLLNLLDDIPNDFKLCHGDYQPLNIIGEANEYIVIDWNGACIGNPILDVAWSYMTLNSPVVEYLLGDLVSDLFSKFAKDYLSYYCKLSGIKQVSVLKCLPIVATRRLYDNNMNDNENSRIEREWLFSFIRKI
- a CDS encoding dipicolinate synthase subunit B, with the protein product MKLSGKNVGVALTGSFCTFAKTIQEIQNIVNEQANVIPIFSFNAQTIDSRFGKAADFMEQITKITGNKPVLTIAGAEPLGPKGMIDIMIIAPCTGNTLAKFCNGITDTPVLMAAKGHLRNQKPLVISLATNDALGINFKNVGYMLNCKNVYFVPFGQDDFNKKPNSMISNTSLIIPTLELAMEGKQIQPIIESPEG
- the dpsA gene encoding dipicolinate synthase subunit DpsA, giving the protein MSQLSKIVFLGGDLRQYYMIKQLMEAGFPVAVYGLDRGEFGDTIYEATTLKEALSFGNIVICPIPVSKNQVDIVSKQTIPDLNLDKLKENLTEGHTLFGGCFNKSMSEFCDKKNIRLYDFMEIESVSIANAIATAEGTIAEAIQRSPVNLHKNECLVLGFGRCAKILADKLKGMGAKVSVGARKEEALAYIDAYGYENIPISELSKHLHRFPFIFNTIPAMVLDSALISYVRKDAVIIDISSKPGGVNFDYCNQLGINASLCLGLPGIYAPKASATILVTALFNCISGSASSKD
- a CDS encoding histidine phosphatase family protein, producing the protein MNIFLIRHGRQSSQLCNVDVDLAVEGREQAKLLGKRLSEYGIDCLYTSDLLRARETAEIAKIYLGNVDYRIRTELREIDFGRMTGNSDEYNNMAFADFKKKRMELSEDLPFPGGECGQDVVDRVRDVLEEMIHSGKQRIAVVTHGGVIRSIVTDILGMPQSKKLLFAVSLENTSITQLRFDRDYQRFYLERFNDFTHLEANNNLLRRNW
- a CDS encoding Cof-type HAD-IIB family hydrolase; the protein is MIKIIASDMDGTLLLNGCQQVSDRAISIIKQLHDKDILFVAASGRQYPNLYRNFKDVAKHMAFICENGSLVMYQDKVLYKSVMEPKLAKELFQTIYEREGCEVLASGQNTSYLLPKTDSYVHRMKNIVKNNVVVINSFEEIPEDIIKISVYEVDGISHSASYFTSLFGNKLKATISGEQWLDFVNPFVNKGAALSHLLDYLSLSPDEAMAFGDNYNDLEMLSLVSYGYVMDNAVPDIKNRYSYKTSLVEDTLEKLL
- a CDS encoding MATE family efflux transporter, whose product is MFTKKNLIKLLVPLVIEQLLAVTVGMADTIMIAKRGEEAVSGISAVDAICVLLIGLFSALATGGAVVAAQFIGQKNREKANEAANQLVLSVAFLSVILMVISLIGNEAILHLIYGKLSPLTMQNAKTYFYIVAVSFPFIAIYNAGAALFRAMGNSKISMMTSLWMNIINIVGNSILIFGFGMGVAGAAISTLLSRMIAAIIVIYRLRNQENAICIEYNFRLGYQPEMIRRILKIGIPNGLENSIFQFGKLLVGSLIATYGEVGMTANAIGNSVASFNCIPGSAIGLAMITVVGQCVGAGKLDEAKKYTWKLLKYASISMLVLNIIVLLSINPIVNLFEAQAATKELATKLLIYHCICCIIIWPSAFTLPNALRAANDVKYTMFTSISSMWIFRVGFSFVLAQTFGLGVFGVWVAMTIDWVFRAILFLSRMISGGWKKHARMEHAR
- a CDS encoding bifunctional metallophosphatase/5'-nucleotidase; translation: MKKRAIILVIVAFQVFLCSHTKAYAGGDAFRLEDLAGKTVILHTNDTHGRVQLGKDNSVGLTTLAALKDACIAAGAEVLLFDAGDTFRGTTLATYNEGETIGKLMNALGYDAMVTGNHDYEYGTNRLVDLANKLNFPVLGSNVIDLTTNHLLFGEHVLIEKNGVTYGIFGLSTQATMTLNDARKVEHITIMSPVDSARMEVGYLKSAGADVIIALGHLGINDKSRLNSIDVLSKVDGIDLFIDGHSHSTLFECESVNPRKSTLLVSSDQYLNAIGVVVVDKNMKMKAYSLTQSMLDDLNVLTKESDDLEIDEKKAPYTKAVNEILQNAIKECSQGLSMRIGSNNVRMSAIPNDNISILAENTAVETSVTTMVGYQEKEQQLTRFRLIFSIKR